Genomic segment of Andrena cerasifolii isolate SP2316 chromosome 16, iyAndCera1_principal, whole genome shotgun sequence:
TTTAAATTGGCATTATTATGCATTCGACTGTACAAAGTAATATGATGTGTGATCAAGTTTGTTGTTAAAAAGAGCATAGTAACAGTGGGGAATGTTGCTCAATTACCGATGGTATTTGCAAACATTGTAAGGATTCGCTCGCTGTGTTCCTTTGCAAGAATTCGGCTTCAGAAGGTGAAATTATGATAAAGAAAAACATCCTTTCATACCTTTTTGTAGATAGTAATCCCTAGAAATTgcgttattaaaaattgttatgaACTGAATTTTACGACACTCTACACAACACTTGTAATATATATACAGAAAACACAGAAGGAAATATGTGTATTTTAAAAGTAATGCTATCTCGGCACTGCTATACTTATCTTTTCGTAGAAGAAAGATTGGTTTCTGTTTTTATTAGCGAAGaggaatatttaatattgtaaTTCTGAGGTACTATAGACGttaggaaaaataaattaagaattttttacaagtttaAAAGTACGAGTTTCATTTACGATTGCTGCAGGCTAAATGTAATCATTTAATAATCTCGAAATGAAATTCTACTGAATGAATCCGAAGTTTTCAGAGGGaaccttttatttattttatagcatcgaaaaacaaaaaggagaaaaacgttTCTCTCGTGAACAGATTTAATTCTAGTAACAAATTTTTCGTCTACACTACGGAGCATTAACTGTTACTGTTTTACGTTGTACGTTATCCTCTTATTTCACGATAGGATGTGTGATTAATGCTTGTGTACTTTTTTTAGTACGGTacatatgaattttcaataccaTTAACCATtctaatttatatataatacaaaGAGATTAAAGAATCATAatgtaaagaaatatatatcttCAActttatagttacagttaaggaATCAAAAAATTATATCCATTTAGGTATACTGACATTGAAAGGTGCAAAGTAGTAAATTAGCATACATGAAGATACGTCGTCCATAAATTTTGgattatattttataagaatATTGAGAtggagaaaatgaaaaaacttctgaCTAATATATTCATTGTAAAACAAGTCCAGTTAAATGTCGTGAGAAATAAGTTTACGCAGTGCGATGGAAATTTACGAAACGTGTACATTATTTCATTTAAACGGATACTATTGAAAATACTGTGTGCAGATTTAAgctacattatttttttaatagtttcagCATTGCGTGAACGAAAAACGGATTGTATTAGTTTTAGGAAGAAATTGTACATAATGTAAATAAATCTATCAGTTTTAATCTACATAACAGATccgattgaataaaaaaaattccataaaATATAGTTTGTTAAGTATAATGGCGAAATAAATTTCTCACTTGTATTTaagttttaccattttttttatgtatgtttCTCAGATATTTACATGTGTGGCATAAAAAATTAGATCGTCGAATCTAATTATTATGTATTCTGCACTGTGCGCCGCATTGGCATAAAGGTTCGCAATCAAAGGATGGTGAACCATCTGAGTATAAAAAAGCTAGCTCATATTCCGTTGCTTTTGTAttgtaacatttatttaatatatcctCATTGTACCAGTCGCATAAAAGTTTTAGGTTGTCCATAGTTGCCTACGTTATTTTATGATACAACTTAATGATACAAAGCTTCCTATCGCGTATCAGTAGTGAATTCTCTACTATAGATAATTATAAACTCTTACCTGCGCTATAACTAATCCTCGATTTGATTTCGTAATTGTATTGTGGCTATGAGAATCGAAAAAAGTTACCTGAAAATAAGAACTATTTACACCAAAGTCTCCATAAGCCTGCGGGCACGGCTTACCATGTAAGTTTTCTCTTGGAATATGAACAACACTGTACGGCCGCAAGTTATAAGAAGCATGAACAAATTTTTAGATCTTGGTGCTGCGTACCATTTGTATAAAAAGTTACTTACATGTTGGTACAAACCCTTTTCAATGTTCTCACGAAATACCTTAAACGTCTATAATAGACACAGGAAATGTATAGTAATAATCCTACGAAAAAGGAATCGCGAACAACCATAAACGAAATGTGTACCCATTCTCTTAACAGACATAAACTCCTGCCACCCAATTTCAGGGCCTCTTCTGTGTTAAGGTACGGGTGGGAAACCAATCCTTTCTTAACGATCCATTCGTGGATATTGTTACCCTCTACTATAGACTCAGCTATGATAACAGTAATCTTGGGGCACTCTTCGACATTGTATACTAGTAATTCTGTTTCAGATATTCGTTGCGCCACGAGCAGACAAATAAGGGTACACGCTGTACTGACTATATCGAGATTAACATTTCACGCATTACTTAGCACGATGAAATTACTGTAAATATGTGCAGAGGCATCGTGTTACCTTTTTGCCCCGGCGGGTATCTACTTTGAGAAAACTCTTCGTCGTACCAATACGCGACGACGTCATTCTCAGAGTAATTTTGCTTGTACAGAGGTAAATGGAATTCGGGCGGGGATGATAAGGACATAACTCTTAATGCGATCTTTTAATTAACCTCTTAAGCGCTTACAACTGTAAAGATACGTGTTATAGTATGCTTTATACGCGTCATATGTTTATAGAATCACCTGAACTGCAGTGGACTGGATTGAACGAAGCGCTTAAGAGGTTGACGCGTTACTTATTACTGGGGAATTTTGTGGTAGAGAGCATTTTTCTTAATGTTCGCGATTCAATGCATTCTCACAAAAATTTTACACTCCGGTTATTAAGAGGCATGAAACTAATCGGCATACGCATTTTATTCTACGTTCAAGCTGGTCAATTTACAGGAATTGTACACAAATAGTAATTACGCATACGCATTAATACATCTGTAAGCAATTGGATACAATCACCAGGCTGTAATATCTGGGAACTAGCAATAAAACCACCTGTTCGAAAATCCTTCTCCTTTTGTAGATAGGTATAATTCATTCTCCGAAAACCTCTTGTAATGCGCAtgtgaataataaatatattaatgagATATCTGAAACCTCCTCTTGTAATGCGCAtgtgaataataaatatattaatgagAGTATCTGAAGttcaaatttccttattttccctTATCGATATATTAATTATAAGCGTTCAGTTTAGACATCAAGAGATTCTGCTTAAATAGTTGATTGGAACACAAGACGATAAGCGTCAATCTAAGAatctaaagaaaaattaagagcCAAAGTGAGAATACTACAAGAGCTTTAGCCTTTAGAGAGTCCTAGATAATTAACAAATTTTCCACTTTCCGGGGATAATTTATGGACTTTTAAAGTTGCATTTAAAAAGATAAACCTTTAGTAAGCTTTCGCAGTAGGTTTCGTGCATCCTTCACGTAAAAATAAGTAGTTATTAACTGTTTTTGCAAGGAGTGATTCATGTTCGATTCCCACTTGCATTCAAATGCCACATAATGCGCCGGAATTGTTCCGTTTgggagctgaaattcaggaaTCTTAGCAGGAGCACACGATGctagaagaggtggcacggccgagccgagcgagagagagagcaactgtgcgcgacaaggatggAGATAGAAGACGTGCCACCAACTCTGGCCTCCATCTTTGTCGCAGGCGCttggaaaaattgttaataactatCTATTTTTACACAGAATGTGTACAAAAACTGTTGAGGAAATCGCCTGAAAGTAGACCCTACCTTCCCATATCAAATTGGTAGCAATTTGGttcataattaagtaattacgcACAGTTCAATGGTAAGGTTGCAGCACACGTAAAgtcgtatattttctttattgaacGTGTTAATTTCTACGTTTTCTACAATAATTTTCACAATTGAATATCAAAGTGCAGACCCTCGACTGCCTTCCTATTCAATATTTACAGTTAAATCGATCATAATTAATGAGTTATTAACAAATGCATCGTCGTTAGCGACTATCTGTAAAATCTATGTATCTACTCGCTGCGTACAAAGAATTACAGATTTTCTGCAAGTATCTTCTGCACTTTTAaagttgcatttaaaaatatgaacctTTAGCAAATTTCCTCGATAGTTTTTGTAcacattttgtgtaaaaatagatAGTTATTAACTGTTTTTGCAAGGAGTCACTTCCTTACCGACTCCCGCTTGCGTTCGAGTGCAACGTAACGTGCTAGAATTGTTCCGTTTgggagctgaaattcaggaaTCTTAGCAGGAGCACACGATGctagaagaggtggcacggccgagccgagcgagagagagagcaactgtgcgcgacaaggatggAGATAGAAGACGTGCCACCAACTCTGGCCTCCatctttgtcgcaggtcgcaggcgcttggaaaaattgttaataactatCTATTTTTACACAGAATGTGTACAAAAACTGTTGAGGAAATCGCCTGAAAGTAGACCCTACCTTCCCATATCAAATTGCTAGCAATTTGGttcataattaagtaattacgcACAGTTCAATGGTAAGGTTGCAGCACACGTAAAgtcgtatattttctttattgaacGTGTTAATTTCTACGTTTTCTACAATAATTTTCACAATTGAATATCAAAGTGCAGACCCTCGACTGCCTTCCTATTCAATATTTACAGTTAAATCGATCATAATTAATGAGTTATTAACAAATGCATCGTCGTTAGCGACTATCTGTAAAATCTATGTATCTACTCGCTGCGTACAAAGAATTACAGATTTTCTGCAAGTATCTTCTGCACTTTTAaagttgcatttaaaaatatgaacctTTAGCAAATTTCCTCGATAGTTTTTGTAcacattttgtgtaaaaatagatAGTTATTAACTGTTTTTGCAAGGAGTCACTTCCTTACCGACTCCCGCTTGCGTTCGAGTGCAACGTAACGTGCTAGAATTGTTCCGTTTgggagctgaaattcaggaaTCTTAGCAGGAGCACACGATGctagaagaggtggcacggccgagccgagcgagagagagagcaactgtgcgcgacaaggatggAGATAGAAGACGTGCCACCAACTCTGGCCTCCatctttgtcgcaggtcgcaggcgcttggaaaaattgttaataactatCTATTTTTACACAGAATGTGTACAAAAACTGTTGAGGAAATCGCCTGAAAGTAGACCCTACCTTCCCATATCAAATTGGTAGCAATTTGGttcataattaagtaattacgcACAGTTCAATGGTAAGGTTGCAGCACACGTAAAgtcgtatattttctttattgaacGTGTTAATTTCTACGTTTTCTACAATAATTTTCACAATTGAATATCAAAGTGCAGACCCTCGACTGCCTTCCTATTCAATATTTACAGTTAAATCGATCATAATTAATGAGTTATTAACAAATGCATCGTCGTTAGCGACTATCTGTAAAATCTATGTATCTACTCGCTGCGTACAAAGAATTACAGATTTTCTGCAAGTATCTTCTGCACTTTTAaagttgcatttaaaaatatgaacctTTAGCAAATTTCCTCGATAGTTTTTGTAcacattttgtgtaaaaatagatAGTTATTAACTGTTTTTGCAAGGAGTCACTTCCTTACCGACTCCCGCTTGCGTTCGAGTGCAACGTAACGTGCTAGAATTGTTCCGTTTgggagctgaaattcaggaaTCTTAGCAGGAGCACACGATGctagaagaggtggcacggccgagccgagcgagagagagagcaactgtgcgcgacaaggatggAGATAGAAGACGTGCCACCAACTCTGGCCTCCatctttgtcgcaggtcgcaggcgcttggaaaaattgttaataactatCTATTTTTACACAGAATGTGTACAAAAACTGTTGAGGAAATCGCCTGAAAGTAGACCCTACCTTCCCATATCAAATTGCTAGCAATTTGGttcataattaagtaattacgcACAGTTCAATGGTAAGGTTGCAGCACACGTAAAgtcgtatattttctttattgaacGTGTTAATTTCTACGTTTTCTACAATAATTTTCACAATTGAATATCAAAGTGCAGACCCTCGACTGCCTTCCTATTCAATATTTACAGTTAAATCGATCATAATTAATGAGTTATTAACAAATGCATCGTCGTTAGCGACTATCTGTAAAATCTATGTATCTACTCGCTGCGTACAAAGAATTACAGATTTTCTGCAAGTATCTTCTGCACTTTTAaagttgcatttaaaaatatgaacctTTAGCAAATTTCCTCGATAGTTTTTGTAcacattttgtgtaaaaatagatAGTTATTAACTGTTTTTGCAAGGAGTCACTTCCTTACCGACTCCCGCTTGCGTTCGAGTGCAACGTAACGTGCTAGAATTGTTCCGTTTgggagctgaaattcaggaaTCTTAGCAGGAGCACACGATGctagaagaggtggcacggccgagccgagcgagagagagagcaaccGTGCGCGACAAGGATGGAGATAGAAGACGTGCCACCAACTCTGGCCTCCATCTTTGTCGCAGGCGCTTGGAAAAATAGTTAATAACTATCTATTTTTACACAGAATGTGTACAAAAACTGTTGAGGAAATCGCCTGAAAGTAGACCCTACCTTCCCATATCAAATTGGTAGCAATTTGGttcataattaagtaattacgcACAGTTCAATGGTAAGGTTGCAGCACACGTAAAgtcgtatattttctttattgaacGTGTTAATTTCTACGTTTTCTACAATAATTTTCACAATTGAATATCAAAGTGCAGACCCTCGACTGCCTTCCTATTCAATATTTACAGTTAAATCGATCATAATTAATGAGTTATTAACAAATGCATCGTCGTTAGCGACTATCTGTAAAATCTATGTATCTACTCGCTGCGTACAAAGAATTACAGATTTTCTGCAAGTATCTTCTGCACTTTTAaagttgcatttaaaaatatgaacctTTAGCAAATTTCCTCGATAGTTTTTGTAcacattttgtgtaaaaatagatAGTTATTAACTGTTTTTGCAAGGAGTCACTTCCTTACCGACTCCCGCTTGCGTTCGAGTGCAACGTAACGTGCTAGAATTGTTCCGTTTgggagctgaaattcaggaaTCTTAGCAGGAGCACACGATGctagaagaggtggcacggccgagccgagcgagagagagagcaactgtgcgcgacaaggatggAGATAGAAGACGTGCCACCAACTCTGGCCTCCATCTTTGTCGCAGGCGCttggaaaaattgttaataactatCTATTTTTACACAGAATGTGTACAAAAACTGTTGAGGAAATCGCCTGAAAGTAGACCCTACCTTCCCATATCAAATTGGTAGCAATTTGGttcataattaagtaattacgcACAGTTCAATGGAAAGGTTGCAGCACACGTAAAgtcgtatattttctttattgaacGTGTTAATTTCTACGTTTTCTACAATAATTTTCACAATTGAATATCAAAGTGCAGACCCTCGACTGCCTTCCTATTCAATATTTACAGTTAAATCGATCATAATTAATGAGTTATTAACAAATGCATCGTCGTTAGCGAGTATCTGTAAAATCTATGTATCTACTCGCTGCGTACAAAGAATTACAGATTTTCTGCAAGTATCTTCTGCACTTTTAaagttgcatttaaaaatatgaacctTTAGCAAATTTCCTCAACAGTTTTTGTACACATTCTGTGTAAAAATAGATAGTTATTAACTATTTTTCCAAGCGCCTGCGACAAAGATGGAGGCCAGAGTTGGTGGCACGTCTTCTATCTCCATCCTTGTCGCGCACggttgctctctctctcgctcggctcggccgtgccacctcttctagCATCGTGTGCTCCTGCTAAGAttcctgaatttcagctcccAAACGGAACAATTCTAGCACGTTACGTTGCACTCGAACGCAAGCGGGAGTCGGTAAGGAAGTGACTCCTTGCAAAAACAGTTAATAACTatctatttttac
This window contains:
- the LOC143377646 gene encoding uncharacterized protein LOC143377646 isoform X2 codes for the protein MSLSSPPEFHLPLYKQNYSENDVVAYWYDEEFSQSRYPPGQKVSTACTLICLLVAQRISETELLVYNVEECPKITVIIAESIVEGNNIHEWIVKKGLVSHPYLNTEEALKLGGRSLCLLREWTFKVFRENIEKGLYQHVTFFDSHSHNTITKSNRGLVIAQATMDNLKLLCDWYNEDILNKCYNTKATEYELAFLYSDGSPSFDCEPLCQCGAQCRIHNN
- the LOC143377646 gene encoding uncharacterized protein LOC143377646 isoform X1 — its product is MSLSSPPEFHLPLYKQNYSENDVVAYWYDEEFSQSRYPPGQKVSTACTLICLLVAQRISETELLVYNVEECPKITVIIAESIVEGNNIHEWIVKKGLVSHPYLNTEEALKLGGRSLCLLREWTFKVFRENIEKGLYQHVSNFLYKWYAAPRSKNLFMLLITCGRTVLFIFQEKTYMVTFFDSHSHNTITKSNRGLVIAQATMDNLKLLCDWYNEDILNKCYNTKATEYELAFLYSDGSPSFDCEPLCQCGAQCRIHNN